The nucleotide sequence GTAGAAATATTTAAAAATTTTTCGTTAGATTAAAAATTTGTTTAAAACAGTTTAAAATCATGCCCTTCGGACTCAAAAATACGGTTGAACATGAAAGGTGTGTGCTATGGTGAGAATGACACCGAGGTTTTACTTCATCATATCCTACTACGATGTGAAGAAGCGAAGGTCTAAGTTTGATGAGATCTCTCTATTGCTCAACCTCAACCCCACGACCGCCAAGGTTCTTCGTCTACTGATAGAAGCACGTAAACGTGGTAAGGGGTTGACCAGCGAACAGATCAGTACGCGTCTCAACCTCCCACAGAGCAATATCGTCTATCATCTGAATAAACTGATGATCGGTGGTTTGGTGGTGCGTATGGGTCGTGTGTACTTCCTACGCGGACCGACGCTTAAGGATACCTTTGACGAGATAGAACAGGATATACAACGGTACTTCAATCATCTGAAACAACTGGCAGAGGGGTTGTGAGTTGTACAGTGCGATATTTATTTGGGGGTGATGTTTATGGACTATGTCGGGTATTCGGATAGATTAGGCGGCGAACCCGTGCTCAAGGATAGAAAACATACTAAGTATCCTGATCCTGTTGAGGATGCAGTCTATCTTATGAGTGATATTTCTGATCGTGTTCCTGAGATTGAAGGGATACCCACCGGTGTGGAGGGATTGGACGAGTTATTTTTTACGGTGGGTTTTGAGAACGGACGACCCGTTAAACGCGTGTTGGGTGGCATCCCGAGGTATTCGGTGATGAACCTCACAGGTGTTCCGGATACGGGTAAGAGTTTGATGGCGGAACAGTTCGCGATCACACAGGCTGCACGAGGTGATCCGACCGTATTTATAACGGTAGAATCCCCAGCCGAGTTTCTTGTTGCTGGTCTCAAACAGAGGGCTATGGCTATGGGATGCCGGTATGATGAGATTGAGGATAACCTGATAATCATAGACGCTGCCTCTAACTATCAACTACGTGATGACATGCCGACGTTGTTCAGCACGCTCGCCTATGCGATCAAGAGGTATAAGGCCGTTAACACGGTAATCGATTCGGTAACCGGTTTTTACGAGGCAAAAGAGATGATGGCACGACAGATAGTCAGGAGCGTGTTCAACTTTCTTAAGAAATGGAAACAGACTGGTTTACTCGTCTCACAAAAACGTAGTGAACACGATTACATGA is from Candidatus Micrarchaeota archaeon and encodes:
- a CDS encoding KaiC domain-containing protein, with translation MDYVGYSDRLGGEPVLKDRKHTKYPDPVEDAVYLMSDISDRVPEIEGIPTGVEGLDELFFTVGFENGRPVKRVLGGIPRYSVMNLTGVPDTGKSLMAEQFAITQAARGDPTVFITVESPAEFLVAGLKQRAMAMGCRYDEIEDNLIIIDAASNYQLRDDMPTLFSTLAYAIKRYKAVNTVIDSVTGFYEAKEMMARQIVRSVFNFLKKWKQTGLLVSQKRSEHDYMSAEAAGGYAVSHIVDGTIVLSKKVISAKYEENMFKAPIGEMIRLIRIDGCRMSGHDTDVHLLEITDTGLVRVGPKLKDIR
- a CDS encoding helix-turn-helix transcriptional regulator, encoding MVRMTPRFYFIISYYDVKKRRSKFDEISLLLNLNPTTAKVLRLLIEARKRGKGLTSEQISTRLNLPQSNIVYHLNKLMIGGLVVRMGRVYFLRGPTLKDTFDEIEQDIQRYFNHLKQLAEGL